Genomic segment of Limimonas halophila:
GATCCCCTGAAGTTCGATGATCCGCAGGTGCAGAAGAAGCTCGTTCTCGTGAACTTCTTCTCCTCGCGGCACGAAGAGCAGTACCGGATCATGAAGAACCTCGCCGAGGTCGCCAAGCGCCTCGACAAGAAGGTGGGCAGCGAGGTCTTCATCAACTCTGTGTCTCTCGATCCCGAGTACGACACCTTCGAGCGGCTCCATCAGCTCGCCGAGGAGCTGGAGGCGCCTGACGGTTGGTGCTTCGTCCGGGCCACGCAGAACGCCAACAACGAGTTGATGCGCCGAATGAACCGCCTTCGCGGTTACATGAGCCGTCACCTGGTGTTCTACGGCAAGCCCGGCGCCTTCTGGGGCACCTTCCCGGGCCACAACTCGCCGGACGAGCTGGCCGACCGCCTCAGCCGCAGCATCCCGGGCCCGCGCCCGGCGCAGTGGCGGCGTGCCGGCCCGGCCAAGCGCGGTCAGGAGCCGTATCCCTGGAGCGCTCGCGCCGTCTGAGCGGACCGCGGTCTCGCGCATTCAGCGCGCGATCGAGCCGACCGAGGGACGCAGAAACGGAGTTACATGATGGTTAGCCGAAAGACGCAGTACGCCGTCGCGGCCGTCGTGCCCTCGCTGTTGTTCGCGACAGCGGCGGGGGCCCAGGATCAGGACTTCCCGGTCTTCTCAAACGGGGAGGCCTCCAACCACCCGGCACCGAACCCGGTTACCGTTCCGACGGGGGGCCTGTCGTTCGAGGACGACGGCTTCACCTGGGTGTACGAAGGGCCACAGCCGGTGTTCGAGGAGTCCGAGCCGTTCAAGGATGCGGGCGACGCCACGAACATCCTGCCCACCGTCTACGAGCGGATGATCGATCAGGGCGGCGACCGAGTCCCGAACAGCCTGCCGTCGACGCCCGAGGACCCCTACAACCTGCACCCGGACCCGGTGGTTTCGGACATCGACTCCCGCTCGCCGCGGTGGGATCTGGCCAACATCATCAACGTGCTGCACGCGGTGGTGTTCCCCGAGGACCGTGCGGCCACCAACCAGGAGGTCTTCCCGGGCGGTGAAGGCGTTCCGGCCGATCCGCGCCGCGGCCGTGTCGAGCGCAAGGAGAACGCCGGCACGATTCCGGGCGAAGTTCCCGGCGAGATCCCGATGGACCAGGTCGAGTTCGCCATCGACATCCTCGAGGGCAACGAGTTCGAGAACCGCGACCGCGCCTACGAGGGTGAGTTCGCGCTGCTCAACTACAACGGCGTGAACATGGTCAAGACCGTCACCCAGAACGATGAGGGCGAGTGGACGGTCGAGGTCGACCAGTTCTGGATGCGCCAGCGCATCAAGGGCGACACGATGTTCTTCGATCTGTCGAACGTGCCGCCGAACGAGACCTGGGAGATCCACTACAACATCCACGCGATGCACTGGGGTCACGAGGACTTCGCCCCCTTCCAGGTCTTCTTCCAGGATCCGGATGATCGCGGCGAGGATCAGCCCCAGATCGTCCCCTTCTTCCAGATGGACCAGACCTTCTTCCCGATGGAAGAGGGCAAGAAGTACCAGTTCGAGATGTCCATGCCCCCGGCGGACATGTACAACCTGACCTACCACTGGGGCTGGCGCGTCCATCCGCCGCGCATCCAGGCGATCGAGAACGCCGGCAAGACCGTGCTGGGTCAGAACATCGTCCAGTGGGAGCGTGACGTCTTCGGCGAGAATCCGCGCGCCAGCCAGCAGGCCAAGTTGGAGGCCATCGAGCAGATCGGCGACCTCTCCCCCGCCAAGCGCATGTGGGAAGGCTTCCGCCAGCTGCGCCAGCTCGGCACGGACGCCAGCCGTCAGGAGCAGCAGGAGATCGTCGCCGAGATCGAGGCCGCGTTCGACGACTGGAACGACCGCACGAGCCTGCCCCGCGGCGTCGAGAAGGCCCAGGCCGATGAAGGCGAGCAGGCCTACGATCAGACGCTGTTCTACGTGAACAACACGATCTACGGCCGCGTCCACGGCGTGAAGCGGATGGCCGAGCAGACCTGGTTCGAGTTCCAGAGCCGGGGCGAAACCCTGAAGACCCGGCTGATCAACGGCGACTACTTCCCGCACGCCTATCAGAACGTGGACTTCGGCGGTAACCGCGGTTGGGAGAACATCTACCAGAACACCATCCCGATCGGCGGTCAGGGCCCGTGGTTCACCTTCGGCCGCACGCAGTGGCAGCCGAACACCGTCCGTCCGGCCATCGTGCCCGCGGCCGAGCGGCCCGAGGACCAGCAGGTCGCCCGGCTGCTGGAAGGCAACGGCGAGGGCACGCCGCGCAAGATCGAGCCGCGTGAGACGGCCGCGACACCGCGGAACAACCCGAACGCCACGAACCACGACGAAGGCGCTTCGTGGCTGCGCATGCCTCCGACGCCGGACGGCAGCAGCGTGGTCCGTGACGAGCGTGGCCTGGGCCTCCGCGATGTGAAGGTGAACTTCAATCACGATCCTTCCACGCGGCTGCGCTACTACCAGTTCGATCCGATGCACCACAACGTCGCGATCTTCTCGGTCCACTAACGGCCGGAACGGGGACAGGCTCCGCGTGGGCCTGTCCCCACTTTTCGTTCATCAGGACTCGCTTGGGGCATCACGACACCAAAATCCCGCACCAGGAGGTACGACCATGCGCCAGCTGACACGCCTCTCCGGTTTGCTCGTTGCGGGATTTCTCGTCGCGGGTCTGAGCGCAGCCCCCGGGCCAGGCCACGCCAAGACGGATGGCGCGGCAGCCGAGGGCTACGCGCGGATCGAGGCGAGCTACACCACGCCGGATGTGACGCTTCGCACGCACGAGGGCGGTCAGGTGCAATTGCGGAAGCTCCTGGCCGGCGACCGGCCCGTCGCGCTGCAGTTCATCTTTACCTCGTGCCAGACGGTTTGCCCGATGATCACGGCGATGATGGCCCAGGCGCAGGACGACCTGCGCGAGGTGGCGCCGGATCTCCGGATCGTCTCGATTTCCATGGATCCGGGCTACGACACACCAGCGCGTCTGGCCCGGTACGCCGAGAAGTTCGATGCCGAAGGCGACTGGACGTTCCTGACCGGCCAGCTCGACGCCGTGCGCACTGCCATGGGCGCGTTCAACGCCAAGTACGGGGGTAAAAACAAGATGTACCACGAGCCGTACACATACCTCCGGGCGGCGGACAGTGACACCTGGGTGCGGCTGAACGGCCTGATGAGCGCGGGGCAGTTGAAAACTGAATTCCGCAAGGCGCTCGAAACGACCGCGGCCGCCGTCGAGGGCCGCTGAGGCTCGCGCCTGCGGACTCACGCACGATCCGGAAAAGGGGAGCGAACAGGGTGCGGCAAACGATGCGCAGCGCCGCTGCGGGAATCGCGGTGGCCATGCTTGCCGGCGGCGCCTTCGGCGCCGCAGCGGGTGAGCTGCCGGACGGCGAGGCCACAGAAGGCAAGCGTTTTTACTGGAACGGGGTGACGTCGGACGGCGAACCCGTCCCCGCCATCGTCCAGGGCGACATCGAAAGCACCAGCGACAACTTCACCTGTGTCGGCTGCCACCGGCCGAGCGGGTTCGGCAGCAGCGAGGGCAGCACCTTCGTGCCGCCGATCACGGGTGAGGTGCTGTTCTCCGAGCGGCTGCTCAACCGTGAGCGCCGCAACCGCCGCTTCCGCGAGCTGTTCAAGCAGGAACATTCGAGCGGGTTCGACGCGCGCGTGCGCATGCCCAACATGCGCCCCGCCTACACCGAGGAAACCCTGGCGCGCGCGATCCGCGAGGGCACGGATTCCGCCGGCCGCACGCTGTCGGAAGCCATGCCGCGCTACAAGATGAGCGACCAGGCGGTCGCCAACCTCATCGCATACCTCAAGGACCTGTCCGCGGAAAAGGACCCGGGCGTCGGCGAGAAGACGATGCACCTGGCCACGGTGGTCGGGCCCAACGTCGACGAGAGCAAGGCGCAGGCGATGCTGCGCACGATGCGGGCGTTCATCGAATGGTACAACAAGGACATCCAGACCCAGATGAACAAGCCCAACTTCTCGCCGTACTACCGCTCGGAATTCGCCGACGCCTACCGCCTGTGGGACCTCCATGTCTGGCGTCTTGAGGGCGCCCCCTCCACCTGGCGCAAGCAGCTGGAAAAGCGCTACGAGAGGCGGCCGGTCTTTGCCGTGGTCAGCGGGCTCGTCGACGGCCCCTGGGCACCGGTCGACGGCTTCTGCGACAGCAACGGGATTCCTTGCGTCTTTCCCAACACCGTGTTGCCGGACACGGACGACGCGACCTATGGCTACAGTGTTTATTTCTCACCCGGCCTGGAGCTTGAAGGCGAAGCGCTGGCCGCGCACCTGAGCAATCAGGACCCGCAGCCGAAGCGTGTGCACCAGATTCATGCGGCCGACCCGGCGGGCACGGTGCCGGCGGACGCCTTCGCCGACAGGGCGGAACGGGCGCTGCCGGCGACGCGGATGACCTCAGCGGAAGTGGCCTCGCGCGACGCGCTCACGGCCGAAATCGCTGAGGCCGCGGACCGGGAGACGGACGTGCTGGCGATCTGGCCCGGGGATCACGTCGAGGCCGCGGTGGCGGCACTGAACGCGAACCCGCCCGCAGCCGAGCGCGTGGTTCTGCCCTCCACGGCGCTGGCAGCAGCGAAGGAAAAGCTGTCCGAGAAGTTGCGCCCCAAGGTTCGCCTCACCCATCCCTACGAGAAGCCGACCGGCTACCATCCGCGGTCCTTCCGCGTGCGCGCCTGGATGAACAGCCGCGGCATCGGTGTGTCGCACGAGCGCGTGCAGATGCAGACCTACTACGCGCTCACGCAGATGCAGTTCAGCGTCAATCACCTGGTGACGGACTTCTACCGGGACTACCTGCTGGAATACATTGAGCAGGAGGCCGAGGCCGAGCTGAACCCCGGTACGCATCCGGAACTGTCGCTGGGGCCGGGCGTGCGCTTCGCCTCCAACGGCGCCTACATCGTCAAGCTCGATCCCGACGCCAAGGATGGCTACAAGGCCGTGTCCGAGTGGATCGTGCCCTGAGGCGCGCGGCGCCCACCGCCGCGCGCCGTCACCCGGCCAGGACGTCCTGGTGGATGATGACGTCGGCGTCGGGGAAGGCGGTCTGGAGCTGGTGGTGGATCTCGTCCGCCACCGCCTTGGCCTCGGCGAGGGGCATGCGGCGGTCCAGCTCCAGGTGAAGCTGGATGAAGCGTTGCGGGCCGGAGGCGCGGGTGCGCAGGTCGTGCATGCCGCCCACCGACGGGTGGGCGAGCACGATGCGTGAAATTTCCTGGCGTTCGGCCTTCGGAAGCTCGCGGTCCATCAGCATGTCGAGCGCGTGGCGCCCGATGCCGGCGGCCGAAACCAGCAGGTAGACCGCGATTCCCACCGCCAGGGCCGGGTCGACCCAGGCCCAGCCGGTCTGTTGCCACACGACGAAGCCGGCGATGACGGCCAGGTTCGCCAGGACGTCGCCCAGGTAGTGCACGCTGTCGCCCTGGATCGCCAGCGAGCCCGTGCGCCGCACCACGCGGCGTTGATAGGCCACGAGCGCCAGGGTCGCGAGGATCGACGCCGCCATCACGGCCATGCCGATGGCCGGGGCCTGCACGGGCCGCGGCTCGATGAAGCGCTGCGCCGCGGCGATCACGAGGAACACGGCCGAGCCGGCGACGAAGGCGGCCTGCCCGAGCGAGGCGATGGGCTCCATCTTGCCGTGGCCGAAGCGGTGCTCGCGGTCGGCCGGCTGGAGCGCGTGGCGCACCGCCAGCAGCGTGATCAGCGAGGCCGCCGCGTCCAGCAGCGAGTCCACGAGCGTCGAGAGCAGGCTGACGGAGTCCGTCGCCAGCCACGCCCCCGTCTTGGCGACGATCAGGGTGCCCGCCGTGGAAACCGAGGCGATCGTGGCGCGGTGCATGGCCCGCGCGGTCGAGGCCCCGGCGACGGGCGGGCGATGGTCGGGGTCGGGCGGCTCCACGGCCGCACGGTGAGCGGGGTCGTGATCGTCGGGCTGGGCCAAGGGCGACGGCTCCGGCGCTCGGGCGTTGCGTCGCCACGTCTAGCCATGGGCGGGGATGTCCGCAATCCACCCGCGCCCGCGAACATGAAAAGGGGGAGGGCGCGAGCCCTCCCCCACGACGTGCGATCCGCTGGTCCGCCGGGTGGCGGTCAGTGGTAGCCCTCGCCCGGTCGGACCTTGCCGCGGAACACCCAGTAGCAATAGGCGGTGTAGGCCAGGATGACCGGAAGCAGAATCACCACGCCCACCAGCATGA
This window contains:
- a CDS encoding SCO family protein, which translates into the protein MTTDRRNILSQVNGFCSGAPADSRIRDVDLDGTGEFKDLQTGEKTNDPLKFDDPQVQKKLVLVNFFSSRHEEQYRIMKNLAEVAKRLDKKVGSEVFINSVSLDPEYDTFERLHQLAEELEAPDGWCFVRATQNANNELMRRMNRLRGYMSRHLVFYGKPGAFWGTFPGHNSPDELADRLSRSIPGPRPAQWRRAGPAKRGQEPYPWSARAV
- a CDS encoding c-type cytochrome, producing MRSAAAGIAVAMLAGGAFGAAAGELPDGEATEGKRFYWNGVTSDGEPVPAIVQGDIESTSDNFTCVGCHRPSGFGSSEGSTFVPPITGEVLFSERLLNRERRNRRFRELFKQEHSSGFDARVRMPNMRPAYTEETLARAIREGTDSAGRTLSEAMPRYKMSDQAVANLIAYLKDLSAEKDPGVGEKTMHLATVVGPNVDESKAQAMLRTMRAFIEWYNKDIQTQMNKPNFSPYYRSEFADAYRLWDLHVWRLEGAPSTWRKQLEKRYERRPVFAVVSGLVDGPWAPVDGFCDSNGIPCVFPNTVLPDTDDATYGYSVYFSPGLELEGEALAAHLSNQDPQPKRVHQIHAADPAGTVPADAFADRAERALPATRMTSAEVASRDALTAEIAEAADRETDVLAIWPGDHVEAAVAALNANPPAAERVVLPSTALAAAKEKLSEKLRPKVRLTHPYEKPTGYHPRSFRVRAWMNSRGIGVSHERVQMQTYYALTQMQFSVNHLVTDFYRDYLLEYIEQEAEAELNPGTHPELSLGPGVRFASNGAYIVKLDPDAKDGYKAVSEWIVP
- a CDS encoding SCO family protein yields the protein MRQLTRLSGLLVAGFLVAGLSAAPGPGHAKTDGAAAEGYARIEASYTTPDVTLRTHEGGQVQLRKLLAGDRPVALQFIFTSCQTVCPMITAMMAQAQDDLREVAPDLRIVSISMDPGYDTPARLARYAEKFDAEGDWTFLTGQLDAVRTAMGAFNAKYGGKNKMYHEPYTYLRAADSDTWVRLNGLMSAGQLKTEFRKALETTAAAVEGR
- a CDS encoding cation diffusion facilitator family transporter, which encodes MAQPDDHDPAHRAAVEPPDPDHRPPVAGASTARAMHRATIASVSTAGTLIVAKTGAWLATDSVSLLSTLVDSLLDAAASLITLLAVRHALQPADREHRFGHGKMEPIASLGQAAFVAGSAVFLVIAAAQRFIEPRPVQAPAIGMAVMAASILATLALVAYQRRVVRRTGSLAIQGDSVHYLGDVLANLAVIAGFVVWQQTGWAWVDPALAVGIAVYLLVSAAGIGRHALDMLMDRELPKAERQEISRIVLAHPSVGGMHDLRTRASGPQRFIQLHLELDRRMPLAEAKAVADEIHHQLQTAFPDADVIIHQDVLAG